A genomic window from Arachis duranensis cultivar V14167 unplaced genomic scaffold, aradu.V14167.gnm2.J7QH unplaced_Scaffold_104698, whole genome shotgun sequence includes:
- the LOC107472449 gene encoding uncharacterized protein LOC107472449 yields MFNNVRRISLFDEKSLNSTSSDTASMWNDFPSVPSDLPPLPADSVPSVPSLPSIASDVEVEQPAPSNYNYETHGIDEDHPGLNPDSERIVELQSDIHDKLGELMTNKSDQDVLSAAEALHGESNNIPFLEHLLDDLNKNEIEGEAYKDALDLSNRLGILPDKAALCDAAEPWQLGFQDAASPMMQGIIDLHHDIFFFLILILVFVSRILVRALWHFHYQKNPIPQRIVHGTTIEILRTIFPSIIPMFIAIPSFALLYSMDEVVVDPAITIKAIGHQWYRTYEYSDYNSSDEQSLTFDSYTIPEDDLELGQSRLLEVDNRVVVPAKTHLRIIVTPADVPHSWAVPSLGVKCDAVPGRLNQISISVQREGVYYGQCSEICGTNHAFTPIVVEAVPSKDYGSRVSKFPSIIPMFIAIPSLALLYSMGGALSPLSALCASSPSVNGSSSTGWTSLLGSTSQEPSGVSSPSGVWTHFEHAANSPGSSTSVTPIPAEQAVPPANPVASGEAEAGPSHVAHFPYNEAEVIGGDSVLSIRTRLLEENPFASAEELRIAHLDAEDLFEVKADIAMEMSAHDPTGDWLNRGAWALGNPRTKTGEDSLENLLIIRDKLRQRDWETIRNLQERMLFRRG; encoded by the coding sequence ATGTTTAACAACGTTCGACGCATCTCTTTATTTGATGAGAAGAGTCTTAACTCAACTTCGAGTGATACAGCTTCTATGTGGAATGATTTTCCATCGGTCCCTTCTGACCTGCCACCCTTACCAGCCGACTCGGTTCCATCTGTCCCCTCATTACCTTCCATAGCAAGTGATGTTGAGGTGGAGCAGCCGGCTCCTTCTAATTATAATTACGAGACTCATGGTATTGATGAGGATCATCCGGGTCTTAACCCGGACAGTGAACGTATAGTAGAGCTTCAATCTGATATACACGATAAATTGGGAGAGTTGATGACTAACAAGAGTGACCAAGACGTTCTGAGTGCGGCCGAAGCTTTACATGGCGAAAGCAACAATATCCCTTTTCTGGAGCACCTGTTAGATGATTTGAACAAAAACGAAATAGAAGGTGAAGCCTATAAGGATGCCCTGGATCTATCGAATAGGTTGGGTATATTACCCGATAAAGCAGCTTTGTGTGATGCAGCGGAGCCATGGCAATTAGGATTTCAAGACGCAGCAAGTCCTATGATGCAAGGAATAATCGATTTACATCACGATATCTTTTTCTTCCTCATTCTGATTTTGGTTTTCGTATCACGGATCTTGGTTCGCGCTTTATGGCATTTCCACTATCAAAAAAACCCAATCCCGCAAAGGATTGTTCATGGAACTACTATCGAGATTCTTCGGACCATATTTCCTAGTATCATCCCGATGTTCATTGCTATACCATCATTTGCTCTGTTATACTCAATGGACGAGGTAGTAGTAGATCCAGCCATTACTATCAAAGCTATTGGACATCAATGGTATCGGACTTATGAGTATTCAGACTATAACAGTTCCGATGAACAGTCACTCACTTTTGACAGTTATACGATTCCAGAAGATGATCTAGAATTGGGTCAATCACGTTTATTAGAAGTGGACAATAGAGTGGTTGTACCAGCCAAAACTCATCTACGTATTATTGTAACACCTGCTGATGTACCTCATAGTTGGGCTGTACCTTCCTTAGGTGTCAAATGTGATGCTGTACCTGGTCGTTTAAATCAGATCTCTATTTCGGTACAACGAGAAGGGGTTTACTATGGTCAGTGCAGTGAGATTTGTGGAACTAATCATGCCTTTACGCCTATCGTCGTAGAAGCTGTTCCTAGTAAAGATTATGGTTCTCGGGTATCCAAATTTCCTAGTATCATCCCGATGTTCATTGCTATACCATCATTAGCTCTGTTATACTCCATGGGCGGGGCCCTCTCGCCATTGAGTGCTTTGTGTGCGTCCTCCCCCTCCGTAAATGGGTCGTCCAGTACCGGCTGGACGTCGTTACTGGGGAGCACCTCGCAGGAACCGTCGGGCGTCTCTTCGCCCTCGGGCGTGTGGACGCATTTTGAGCATGCTGCGAACTCCCCCGGGAGTAGCACATCAGTAACGCCTATCCCAGCAGAACAAGCAGTGCCTCCCGCTAATCCTGTAGCTTCCGGGGAAGCGGAAGCCGGTCCATCTCATGTGGCCCACTTTCCGTATAACGAGGCGGAGGTCATTGGGGGGGACTCGGTTCTGTCGATCCGGACGCGGCTTTTGGAGGAAAATCCCTTTGCCTCCGCAGAAGAACTCCGTATTGCTCATCTTGATGCCGAAGACCTGTTTGAGGTCAAAGCAGATATCGCCATGGAAATGTCTGCTCATGATCCAACTGGTGATTGGTTGAACCGGGGGGCGTGGGCCCTCGGCAACCCGCGGACAAAAACTGGGGAAGATTCTTTGGAGAATCTCCTCATTATACGCGACAAACTTCGCCAACGGGACTGGGAAACCATCAGGAATTTGCAAGAAAGGATGCTTTTCAGGAGgggctaa